The following proteins are encoded in a genomic region of Arachis ipaensis cultivar K30076 chromosome B02, Araip1.1, whole genome shotgun sequence:
- the LOC107626964 gene encoding uncharacterized protein LOC107626964, which yields MQTRDDAYDHLLLRSFPLGYTIWLHHGEKLVEERSGLGRVDENPISQVNQMHQMVNKAFNFTLQHESEDTTTIEHAEDDEDVLPYLYEGPSHMVRDFNDLLSDGEQKLYPRCSKYSKLSFLVKLYHIKCMCSVSDKAMTMILYLLQDAFEQAKLPKTVYEDMKIIRKLGIEYTKIDACPKDCMLYRGDDENLTRCKRCRYLRWRQKNKKGSIVRLNIPVKINEKPIAAKTLCYFHLIPRLQWLFMSSKTSTDMLRHKEVRNNDGLLRHPRDAEAWKKFDAKTSFILSMLIPEPKMPGNDIDVYLQPLVDELKQLWDGVETYDVKEENTFKMCATLMWTISDFPGLENLSGWNTHSELACPTCNMDTKPHRLKDSKKWCFMGHRRFLNQGHKYRLDRNRFDEQVEGRDLLKKLSGTDVLRQQCNVHVLFGKISTMTSKKRRNEKNIYDNVVFPILSDSGKSKDNLKARKDLQCMGIRPELWPSEGGKYSSAIFTMSNSQRDNALPSPVSNVIANLSSFFRELCGKAINPMQLVDLQNHVVQTLCKMEMIFPPSFFTIMVHLTVHLVDEVNLGGPVRYRWMYPIERAQSKGTIAEGYLSEEILTFCSRYLDNIESRINQPGRVDDQPVDVTHNLGETLFPTIGKALGAVSHFKLTPMEKHQGHRHVLLNCEAVVPFVE from the exons ATGCAAACAAGAGATGATGCATATGACCATCTGTTGTTACGATCATTTCCCCTTGGATATACCATTTGGTTGCATCATGGTGAGAAATTGGTTGAAGAAAGATCTGGATTAGGACGAGTAGATGAAAATCCAATATCCCAAGTGAATCAAATGCACCAAATGGTCAACAAAGCATTCAATTTCACGCTGCAACATGAGAGTGAAGACACAACAACAATCGAACATGCCGAAGATGATGAAGACGTGTTGCCGTACTTATATGAAGGTCCAAGTCACATGGTGCGGGATTTTAACGATCTACTGTCAGATGGAGAGCAGAAGTTATATCCCAGATGCTCAAAGTACTCCAAATTATCGTTCTTAGTGAAGCTTTATCATATTAAGTGTATGTGCAGTGTGAGTGATAAGGCAATGACCATGATTCTTTACTTACTGCAGGACGCATTCGAACAAGCAAAACTTCCAAAGACAGTGTATGAAGATATGAAGATAATAAGAAAGTTGGGTATTGAATACACCAAGATAGATGCTTGTCCAAAAGATTGTATGCTTTATCGAGGTGATGATGAAAACTTGACCAGGTGCAAGCGATGTAGGTATTTAAGATGGAGGCAAAAGAATAAAAAGGGCTCTATTGTTAGGCTCAACATACCTGTGAAGATAAATGAGAAACCTATAGCAGCCAAGACTCTTTGTTACTTTCATCTCATACCACGATTGCAATGGTTATTCATGTCCAGCAAGACATCAACTGACATGTTACGACATAAAGAGGTGCGTAATAACGATGGTTTGCTTAGGCATCCAAGGGATGCTGAAGCATGGAAAAAGTTTGATGCAAAA ACATCTTTCATTCTATCCATGCTTATTCCTGAGCCGAAAATGCCAGGTAACGACATAGATGTTTACTTGCAGCCTTTGGTAGATGAGTTGAAGCAATTATGGGATGGCGTTGAAACGTATGATGTCAAAGAGGAAAACACTTTCAAGATGTGTGCGACACTAATGTGGACTATCAGTGACTTTCCAGGATTGGAAAACCTATCTGGTTGGAATACGCACAGTGAGTTAGCTTGTCCTACGTGTAACATGGACACTAAGCCTCATCGGCTGAAAGATAGTAAAAAATGGTGTTTCATGGGCCATCGCCGCTTTTTGAATCAAGGACACAAATACAGACTAGACCGGAATAGATTTGACGAGCAAGTCGAAGGTAGAGATCTACTGAAGAAGTTATCCGGAACAGATGTATTGAGGCAACAGTGTAATGTGCATGTTTTATTTGGGAAGATTTCAACTATGACATCCAAAAAAAGACGCAATG AGAAAAATATATATGACAATGTGGTATTCCCTATCTTAAGTGATAGCGGCAAATCAAAAGATAATCTTAAAGCTCGCAAAGATTTACAATGCATGGGCATAAGGCCTGAATTATGGCCAAGCGAAGGTGGTAAATATTCTTCTGCAATATTTACGATGTCAAATTCACAGAGGGAT AATGCACTTCCGAGTCCTGTGTCCAATGTGATTGCAAATTTGTCATCATTTTTTCGAGAACTTTGTGGGAAAGCCATAAATCCTATGCAGCTTGTTGACCTTCAGAATCATGTTGTGCAAACCCTGTGTAAGATGGAAATGATTTTCCCTCCATCCTTCTTCACCATCATGGTTCACCTCACAGTGCATCTCGTTGATGAAGTAAATCTTGGTGGACCAGTACGTTATCGGTGGATGTATCCAATAGAAAG GGCACAATCAAAAGGGACAATTGCGGAAGGCTATTTATCTGAGGAAATTCTGACTTTCTGTTCTAGATATTTGGATAATATTGAGAGTAGAATCAACCAACCAGGGCGAGTTGATGATCAACCTGTTGATGTTACACATAATTTAGGGGAAACTTTGTTCCCAACTATTGGAAAGGCATTAGGGGCTGTTTCACATTTCAAACTAACTCCAATGGAAAAACATCAAGGACATCGTCATGTTCTACTCAACTGCGAGGCTGTGGTTCCATTTGTTGAGTAA